A genome region from Wielerella bovis includes the following:
- the ettA gene encoding energy-dependent translational throttle protein EttA, producing the protein MSQYVYSMLRVSKVVPPQKTIIKDISLSFFPGAKIGLLGLNGAGKSTVLRIMAGVDKEFEGEAVPMSGLKIGYLPQEPELDPEKTVREEVESGLGEVVAAQKRLEEVYAAYADPDADFDALAEEQGRLEAIIAAGSSSGGGAEHELEIAADALRLPEWDAKIANLSGGEKRRVALCKLLLSKPDMLLLDEPTNHLDAESVEWLEQFLVRFPGTVVAVTHDRYFLDNAAEWILELDRGHGIPWKGNYSSWLEQKEQRLANEAKSEAARIKAMKQELEWVRQNAKGRQAKSKARLARFEEMSNYEYQKRNETQEIFIPVAERLGNEVIEFVNVSKSFGDRVLIDDLSFKIPAGAIVGVIGANGAGKSTLFKLISGKEQPDSGEVKIGQTVKLSLIDQSREGLGNDKTVFDEIAEGRDILQVGQFELPARAYLGRFNFKGSDQSKIVGNLSGGERGRLHLAKTLIAGGNVLLLDEPSNDLDVETLRALEDALLEFAGSVMVISHDRWFLDRIATHILACEGDSKWVFFDGNYQEYEADKKRRLGEEGAKPKRIKYKPVTR; encoded by the coding sequence ATGTCCCAATACGTTTATTCCATGTTGCGCGTGAGCAAAGTTGTACCGCCGCAAAAAACCATTATCAAAGACATTTCCCTGTCCTTTTTCCCAGGGGCGAAAATCGGCTTGCTGGGCTTGAACGGCGCGGGCAAATCCACCGTTTTGCGGATTATGGCGGGCGTAGACAAGGAATTTGAAGGCGAAGCCGTGCCAATGAGCGGCTTGAAAATCGGCTATTTGCCGCAAGAGCCTGAACTTGACCCCGAAAAAACCGTACGTGAAGAAGTGGAAAGCGGTTTGGGCGAAGTGGTTGCCGCGCAAAAGCGTTTGGAAGAAGTGTATGCCGCCTACGCCGACCCTGATGCCGATTTTGATGCTTTGGCTGAAGAACAAGGGCGTTTGGAAGCGATTATTGCCGCTGGTTCGTCCAGTGGCGGTGGCGCGGAACACGAGTTGGAAATCGCCGCCGATGCGTTAAGGCTGCCTGAATGGGACGCGAAAATCGCCAATTTGTCGGGTGGCGAAAAACGCCGCGTGGCTTTGTGCAAATTGCTGTTGTCCAAGCCCGATATGTTGCTGTTGGACGAGCCGACCAACCACTTGGATGCGGAATCTGTTGAATGGTTGGAACAATTTTTGGTGCGTTTCCCTGGGACGGTGGTGGCGGTAACCCACGACCGCTATTTCTTGGACAATGCCGCCGAGTGGATTTTGGAGCTTGACCGCGGACACGGCATTCCTTGGAAAGGCAATTATTCGTCTTGGTTGGAACAAAAAGAGCAGCGTTTAGCCAACGAAGCCAAATCCGAAGCCGCACGCATTAAAGCGATGAAACAAGAGCTGGAATGGGTGCGCCAAAACGCCAAAGGTCGCCAAGCCAAATCCAAAGCACGTTTGGCGCGTTTTGAAGAAATGTCTAATTACGAATACCAAAAACGCAATGAAACGCAGGAAATTTTCATTCCTGTCGCCGAGCGTTTGGGCAATGAAGTGATTGAATTTGTGAATGTTTCCAAATCGTTTGGCGACCGCGTGTTGATTGACGATTTGAGTTTCAAAATCCCAGCAGGCGCGATTGTGGGCGTGATTGGCGCGAACGGTGCGGGTAAATCCACTTTGTTCAAACTGATTTCGGGTAAAGAGCAGCCTGATTCGGGCGAAGTGAAAATCGGGCAAACCGTGAAATTGTCTTTGATTGACCAAAGCCGCGAAGGTTTGGGCAACGACAAAACGGTGTTTGACGAGATTGCCGAAGGGCGCGATATTTTGCAAGTGGGGCAATTTGAATTGCCAGCGCGCGCGTATTTGGGGCGTTTCAATTTCAAGGGCAGCGACCAAAGCAAGATTGTCGGCAATCTGTCGGGCGGCGAGCGCGGACGTTTGCATTTGGCGAAAACGCTGATTGCGGGCGGCAATGTGTTGTTGTTGGACGAGCCGTCTAACGATTTGGACGTGGAAACTTTACGCGCGTTGGAAGACGCTTTGTTGGAATTTGCAGGCAGCGTGATGGTGATTTCGCACGACCGTTGGTTCTTGGACAGAATCGCCACGCACATTTTGGCGTGTGAAGGCGATTCAAAATGGGTGTTTTTTGACGGCAACTATCAGGAATACGAAGCGGACAAAAAACGCCGTTTGGGCGAAGAAGGAGCGAAACCGAAACGGATTAAGTATAAGCCTGTAACGCGATAA